Part of the Limihaloglobus sulfuriphilus genome is shown below.
CCTTTTAATCCAGCGGTTATTCTGTGTTTTTGCTTGATACAGTGTATTGTTGTAACCGCTCCATTATTCTTCACTTGTTTATCAATATTATACGAATGCCAAACAAGTGAAGAACGGCTCTGATGTGCGGTTTTGGTGGTATCCAGCCGTTTTCTGGTGTTTTTGTTGTGAGCCGCAGAAATCACCCCTCTTAAACCACAAAAATTCAAACACGCCTGTTACAATGTTTAGTAAAGCCAATAATAAAACTACAGAAAAGTCACACACACCGCCGCGGGGCAAACGGAATTGAGTTGTTATTGGCGATTTTTTCTTTATAATACAGCCGATAATCGCAGCCAGATGTCTGTGTTAATTATAATGATAAGTTTTATAAGAGTTTACGTATGATATTGCTTGAAACACAAGGCCTTGTCAAGATGTATTCCGGCAGGACAGTCGTTAATAAGGTTTCGATTGCGGTTGAAAAACAGTCCATCGTAGGTCTGCTCGGTCGCAACGGTGCCGGCAAGACGACGTCTTTCCGCATGTGCATCGGGATGGTAGTGCCGGAGGGGGGCAGTGTTATTTTCAACGGAAATGACATTACTAAAATGCCTATGTACAAACGTGCCAGGCTTGGTATGGGCTATCTCTCACAGGAGCCGAGTGTTTTTCAGCGCTTAACGGTACTTGAGAACCTGATGGCTGTTCTTGAAATAATGAAGCTGAAACGCTCGCAGATGCTTGAAAGGGCCGAGAGTCTGATAGAAAGGTTTGCCCTTACAGAGGTTATAA
Proteins encoded:
- the lptB gene encoding LPS export ABC transporter ATP-binding protein is translated as MILLETQGLVKMYSGRTVVNKVSIAVEKQSIVGLLGRNGAGKTTSFRMCIGMVVPEGGSVIFNGNDITKMPMYKRARLGMGYLSQEPSVFQRLTVLENLMAVLEIMKLKRSQMLERAESLIERFALTEVINSQARFLSGGERRKLEIARAMVTDPSLILLDEPFSGVDPIAVEELQEEIKKLVETGVSILITDHNVERTLEVSDKAYIMDHGKVIASGAPAEIIKDELVRKSYLGRTFKGDEFD